Genomic DNA from Thermobifida alba:
CCTGGCCGGGGCGCGCTGGCGCGTGCACGTCGACGACGCCGACCTACCGTGGAACGGAAAGCACTACGACCTCTGGTGAGCCCCTCCGGCCCCGCGCCTTCGCCTGCCTCCACCATCCGAATGGTGACATCATCCAGATTCTTCGAGTATCGTCGTGGGTGTCGTCGGAGGAAGGAACGGTGATGGCTCGGCTGACACGGGCCCAGCAGCAGGCACGCACCCGCGCCTCGGTGCTGGCGGCGGCGAGGCAGGAGTTCGTCGAGCACGGATACGGCCAGGCCAAGGTCGACCGGATCGCCGAACGGGCCGAACTGACCCGCGGCGCGGTGTACTCGAACTTCCCGAGCAAGCGCGCCCTGTACCTGGCGGTGCTCCTCGACCTCGTCGAGACGGCCGGCGGGGCCGACGCCACCGTCCTCCCGGGGTCGGTGGGCGATGCGCTGGGTTCCTTCGCCCGGGTCTGGCTGGAGCGGCTGCCCCTGACCGAGGACACCGCGGCGGGCGGCCGCCTGCACCTGCGCTCACTGGTGGGCGTCGTCGACGACGACCGGCACCGCGCCGTCCTCGCCCAGCTCGCGCGGCTGGAAGCGCTGCTGCTCGCCCTCGGCCTGGAGGCGTGCTCGCCCGAGCGGCCGGCACGGCTCGTGCGGCTGGCCGAAATCGCGGTGACCCTGCTGGGCGGATCCGGGCTTCTGGCCGAGCTGGCGCCGGGCTTCGGCGACCCCTTCGACCGGGCCCGCGCCTGCGCCCACCTGGCGCACCTCGACCTGTCCGACACCTGGGCGCCGCCCCACCTGCCCTACGTCACCCCCGCCACCCCCTGCCAGGACCCCTGGACCCCGCCCACGGGCCTGGTGGACCGTATCACCGGCTCCCCCGTCGACCTGGGCGCCGACGGCCTGGTCGTCGTCCTGGGCGCCCAACGCCTGGCCGCCGCCGAGGAGGCCGTCCGCTCGGCCCGCCCCGGTGAGCAGGTCACGGTCGCCGCCGTCACCGGCGACCCGGCCGAGACCGGCGCTCTGGTGCGGCTCAGGACCGGCGACCTCATCACCTGTCTGCGGCGCGTGTTTCCTCCCCGGACCTGGGAGCCCCTGCGGCTGGTCGTCGACGACACCGCCCGACTGGCCGAGGCGGTCGGCCTCACCGACGTCGGCGACGGCACCGAAGCGGCCGTGCGCGTCCGCGACGGTGCCGTCGTCGCCCGCGCCGGCGGGCGCGGCGCCGCCCACGCGGCCGCCACCAGCGGCACCGACCACGACACGCACCCGCGCGAGGTGGGGACGTGACCCCGCCCAACAGCCCGCGCACGGCCCAGGACCTGCTGGTTCTCCACGCCCTGCGCTGCGGGGGCTCTTCCGGTGCCGCCCGCGTGGCCGCGGCCACCGGCCTGGATGTCGCCGAGGCCGAGTCCGAACTGATCGACCTCGCACGCCAGGGCCTCATCACGTATGTGTCCGGCGTGTTCGGCGCCTGGGTGCTGACCGGGGAGGGCCGCGCCGCCGACGCCCGGCGCATCGCCGAGGAGCTGGACTCGGCCGGTGCCCGCGAGGCGGTGACCGCGGGGTACGAGCGTTTCCTGGTGCTCAACCCCGAACTGCTCGACCTGTGCACGGCCTGGCAGCTGCGGCCCGTCGACGGCACGGCGACCGTCAACGACCACAGCGACCCCGCCTACGACGCCCGCGTCCTGGACCGGTTCGCCGCGCTGCACGAGCGGGCCGTGCCGGTCTGTGCGGACCTGGAGGCCGCGCTGCCCCGTTTCGGCCGGTACCGCGTCCGCCTCACCGACGCCCTGGAGCGCGCCCGCGGCGGCGAGGTCGCCTGCGTCGCCGACACCACCGACTCGTACCACACCGTGTGGGCCGAGCTCCACGAAGACCTCCTCGCCACCCTCGGCATCCCCCGATGAGGAGGAGGTGGACCCGTCCGCTGGACGCGCGGCTCGACGATCCGGTGGAACTCCTGGGGGCCAAGGCCCACGGGCTGGTGGCGCTCCACCGTCTGGGCCTGCCGGTGCCGCCCGGGTTCGTCGTCACCACCGCCGCCTGCCGGGCGTTCCTCGACCGGGGGCGTCTTCCGGACGGGCTGCGTGCGGAGCTGGCCGCCGCCGTGGGCGAACTGGAGGCCGCGACCGGGCGCCGGTTCGGCGGCGTACCGCCGCTGGCGGTGTCGGTGCGCTCCGGGGCGAGCGTGCCGCTGCCCGGCATGATGCACACCGTCCTCAACCTCGGGCTCACCCGCCGCGCCACCGCGGCGCTGGCCGCCGAGCACCGGGACGAGCGTTTCGCGTTGGACTCGCGGCTGCGGCTGCTGTCGACCTTCACCTCGGCACTCACCGGCCTGCCCGCCCCCGGCCCCGGCACGGCCGCGGAGTGCGGCGCCGCGGCCACGGCAGCGGACCTGGCCCGCACCGTCGCCGCGGTCGAACACGACGTCGAGCGGCGGTACGGGCGCGCGATCCCCGACGACGCGGCCGAACAGCTGGCGTTGGCCGTCGAGGCCGTCCTCGCCTCCTGGAACACGCCCCGCGCGCGGACCTACCGCGAGATCCACGGCATCGACCACGGCCTGGGCACCGCCGTCATCGTGCAGGCCATGGTGTTCGGCAACCGCGACGAGCGCAGCGGCACCGGGGTCGCGTTCAGCCGCAACCCCGACACCGGGGAGAACACCCCCTTCGGGGACGTCCTGTTCACCCGCCAGGGCGAGGACGTCGTCTCGGGCCGGTCCCGGCCCCTGCCCCTGCGGGAACTCGGCGCGCGGGAACCGGCGGTGTGGGCCGCGCTCCTCGATGCGCTGCGCCGCGTCGAGCGCCACTACCGCGACGCCTGCTACCTGGAGTTCACCTTCCAGTCCGGTCGGCTGTGGCTGCTGCAGGCCCGTCCCGGCCGGTTCGTCGGCGCCGCCGCCGTGCGCCTGGCGACCGACCTCGCCAATGAAGGCGTGATCACCCGGCGCGAGGCGCTGCTGAGGGTCTCGCCCGAGCAGCTGCGGCACGCCCGCACACCGCGTATCGCACCGTCGGCGGAGACGAGTGTCCTCGCCCGCGGTACGGGCGCCAGTCCCGGGGTGGCCGTCGGCAGGGTCGCGACCACCACCAGCGCGGCGATCCGCATGGCCGCCGAGGGCCCGGTCGTCCTCGTGCGTCCGGAGACCTCCCCCGACGACATGAACGGCCTGGCCGCGGCCGCGGGGGTCGTCACCGCGCGCGGCGGAGCGGCCAGCCACGCCGCGGTCGTGGCCCGGGCGATGGGCAGGCCCGCCGTCGTCGGTGTCGGCGGTCTCCTCGTGGACCCCGCCCGTGCCGCGATCCACGTCGCGGGACGCACGATCGAGGAGGGGACCGTCGTGGCCGTCGACGGCAGCAGCGGGCAGGTGGTGCTCGGCCGTCCACTCATCGTCGCCGACGGCGCCGAGGCGCCCCTGCGGCAACTGCTCGCCTGGGCCGACGAGGTGTCGGGCGGCCCCTCCGACCGCGACGAGGTCCAGCGCCTCGAAGCGGCCCGTGCCGTGCTCCGCGGCCAGCAGTCCGACTGAGCCCCGCGGGCCGAGCGGTGGCCGGGGCCGCCGCGCCCGACTCCTGTCCGCCCCGGCTCGGCCGGCCCCGTCCCAGGCGTCGCAGGCTGCTCCCGGCACCGCTGCCGGGAGCAGCAGCCCGCCGGATGCGGGCAGGGGCTTCGACCGCGACGGCCTCGTGGGGACCACCGACGCCCCACCCTTCTGGGCACCGGAACTCGCTCGGTGGGTGGACGCGGTCGACCTGGAACCGGGCACCTGGCTACGCACCAGCGCGGGCCCCTGGGTCCAGGTCAGCGCCGTCACCGTCCGGACGGCCGAGAACCAGCGGGTGCACAACCTCACCGTCGACGGCCTGCACACCTACCGCGTCGCCGCCGGAAACGCCGACCTGCCCGTCCACAACGACAGTGTCGGCGGCCTCTGTCCTGAAGCGGGGGCGATCGCGGAGCACGCCAACGAGCGCTTCGACCAGGGCGCCACGGACCACTACGTCAGAGGCATTGCCCACACCGAACTCGCGGAGTACGTCGATGACGTCCTCAACCAGGAGATCCCGGGCCTGGGGGTACGGTACGGGTTGCGGAACGGGCGTACCGCTTACTGGGCCCTGAGCGGGGAGTCGTCGTCATCGAGGATGCGGGCTCGCCTCACGGCGGCACCGTGTTCACTCCCTCTGCCCCTCTGAGGGAGAACGTATTTCGAGGAACTGGAGTAGCGGGCCCGCAGTGGAAGAAGAGCACACCGCCGTTCTCCTCACCCGTGGCGGTTTCTCCCTGCTCTACCGTCTCGCAGCGGAGACGGAGAACATGGCCGGCTACCGGTTTCTCACTTCCCCGGCCCAAACGGCCCTGGGAAGGCTGCGGGAGGTACGCGGACCGCTGCGCGGTGTCCGCGAACAGTTGCGGCACAGCCAGGACAGCCACCCGAGTCCTCCTCCCGGCGGTGGGGAGGAGGCGGTACGCCTGGTGCGCCTGGACGCGGACTCGGTGCTGCTGTCCCTGCCGACCGCGGTCCTGGACGGGATCCTCGCAGGGGCGGTGGCGGTCCGGGACGGTCTGGGGGACAGCGAGTTGCAAACCCGTACGGGCTTCTCCCCGGCCGAGTTCGACACGCTCCTCACCTGTCTTGAGGCGGGAGGTCCGTAGGAGGGCAAGCCGTGCCCCCGCCGGGGCGGAGCCCTCTCGGCCGGGCCGCGTCCGCGCCCTGGAACCCGCTTCCTCCCGGATGACCGGTCGAGTGGCGGGCACCGTTCACGGTGGACTGCCACGCCGTGTCCCACCGGGACCGCGGCGACCGGAGCGCAGAACCGGGGCGGGACTGCTCCCCGCCCCGGTGTTTTTACTCCGCACGGCAGCAGTCGACAGGTCAGTGGTGCGGCGGTGAGGGGCCATCGGGCCGATCGGTCTCCGCTACAGCAGTGCCCTCTGGTTCCTCGGCGAAGCCCGGACCTGTCGACCCTCTGGGCGGTTTCCGTGTGAGGACGCCGAACATCCGTACGTCCAGACCGCCTTCGGCGTCCGGTTGGTCGAGAACCAGCAGGGCGCACAGCCCCGCCGCCGCTCTGCCCACCCACCATGCCGCGATCGGTGGAGCAGACGTCGCGACGAGGATCGGTTACCACCCGGGAAGAGCGGTGGACCGGGTCCGCCTCCGACGGCTCCGGTCCACCGGCCGCACAGCGGTTGACCGCCGACGACACCAGGGACGATGAGAACCGTCCGCCCCGCAACATGCACAACCTTCCGGCCAGTCAAGGACCGGAATTCGATGCTCCGCACAGAGCTCCCGGACCGGTCAGGTCACCGACCACACAGGCTCTGATCACAACAGGCACGCGATCAAGCGCGGCGGTGCCGGAATGCTGCGGGAGTTCCCCCACCCCGTGTCGTCTCCTACGAGCACACCGAACCACGTCCGACAACCCCCGGGCCGTGCCCCCACACAGCCAGCCCGACGGACTCCCCCGTCCATGACCGGCAGACACGCAGAAGGCACCGGCCCCTGTCACACGACGGCTGGGGCACGGCACAAGCTCCCGTTGACGAGCTGCGTCTGTCCGCGGTTCCTTCGCAACGCCCGAGCAGCGAAGCGTCGGCACCGCAGGACCACACCCGTTCCGGACAGGCGTTGACGACCGGAGTCCGGGAGGCGATACCGCTGCCCTGCCCCGTCCTCCGCGGTCGCCCACTGCTCCCGTGGCGGAGGACCGCGAGGAGGAGCTGTCCGAGTCGGCGCGGTCTGGCGCCCGAGCCGACGACCGTGCTTCGAGTGACCGCGACCGGTGGACGCGGTGGCAGGCAACTGCGGGGCAGGGGCGATGGTCTCGAAACCACTTCCCGTTCACCACGCCTCGGACCACTCCCGTCAACCTTCTTCCACGAGACCTCCGGTTTCTCGCACCGTTCACTCGCCCGTTGGAGCCGTGTCCGACCGCAGCGACCGGACCGCGCCGGGACTGCGTCCCCCGGTCCGGCACCGCGCCGGTGCGGGCCGGGCATCGGCCGTGGTGACAGGACTGCTGGCGAGGAGGGCTGTGCTGCTGTCCTCGTGGCCGGTGCCGCAGGCTGCGTCCGCCAACTCTCCCTGCCGCTCCTGCACCGGTCGAACCACCGACCCCCGTCAATACTCTCACCATCGAGATACTCTCATCATTCAGATACTGCTAACATCTGAAATCCGGTTGGATCCGAGACGAGGAACGGTGACGGTGAGCGACCACGGACTGGAAACCGAGAACCTGACCAGAAGATTCGGCAGGGTCACCGCGCTCGACGGCGTCAGCCTGGCCATCCCGCGCGGACAGGTGCTCGGCCTGCTGGGCCCCAACGGCGCGGGCAAGACCACCCTGATCCGCATCCTCGCGACCCTGCTGCGCCCCGACGGCGGACGGGCCCGCTTCGCCGGCTTCGACGTGGCCCGCCAGCCGGGACAGGTCCGTCGGCGCATCGCACTGTCGGGCCAGCACACCAGCGTGGACGAGGAACTGACCGGCCTGGCGAACCTGGTCATGATCGGCCGACTCCTCGACCTGCCCCGCCGCCAGGCGCTCCGGCGCGCCGCCGACCTGCTGGCCCGGTTCGGCCTGGAGGACGCGGCCGACAGGCCGGTGGCCGGCTACTCCGGCGGCATGCGCCGACGCCTCGACCTGGCCGCGAGCATGGTCGGCCGCCCCGAGGTCGTCTTCCTCGACGAACCCTCCGTGGGACTGGACCCCGGCAAACGCGACGAACTGTGGCAGATGATCCGCGGCCTGCGCGCCGACGGCGTCACCGTCCTGCTGACCACCCAGTACCTGGAAGAGGCCGACGCCCTCGCCGATGTCATCGCCGTCCTCGACCGGAGCCGCACCATCGCCTCGGGCACCCCCGCGGACCTGAAGCGCCGGGTCGGCGGACACACCGTCGCCGTGCGTCTGGACGACCCCGCCGAGGCCGACACGGCCGCCGCGATCCTGGCCGACGTCACCGGACGGCCCCCGGAGCGCTCCACCCGTCACGGGCTCGTCGCGCCCGTGACCGACCGCGCGCACTTCTTCGAGGTCGCCGCCCGGCTGCGCGAGCACCGCATCGGCGTCTGCGAACTGTCGCTCCGCCTGCCCAGCCTCGACGAGGTCTTCCTCGCCCTGACCGCATCCCCCGCCCCCACCGACGACGCACCGAAGGCCGCATGATGAGCACCACCGCACCCGTCACCGAACCGCTGCGGTCCCGTTTCCGGCCGCCGGCCTGGCTCCGGCACAGCCTCGTGCTGGCCCGCCGCAGTCTGGCCAAGAGCGCCCGCAACCCCGGCCCGATCGTCAACGGGGTCGTCACCCCCGCCCTGTTCCTGGTGCTGTTCCTCTTCCTGTTCGAGGGCTCGGTCGCCGGCTCCACCGCCGACTACGTCCAGTACCTCTTCCCCGGCATCCTCGTCATGGGCGCCGGACTGGCCGGAATGGTCTCGACCGGCACCAGCCTCACCATCGACCTCACGAAGGGCGTCACCGACCGGTTCCGCAGCCTGCCCATCAGCCGCCTGGCGCCCCTGCTCGGCTCCGTGCTGGCCGACCTCGTCCGCTACCTGCTCGCCGTCGCCCTGCTGTTCGGCATCGGCATGCTGCTCGGCTTCCGCAGCCACGGCGGCCTCACCGCCGCGCTCGCCGCCGCCGCGCTGGCCGTCGGTTTCGGCTTCTGCCTCAGTTGGGTCACCGTGTTCGTCGGCGTCCTGGCCAGGAACGCCGACACCGTCCTGGCCGTCAGCTTCATCAGCTTCCTGCCGCTGCAACTGGGCACCAGCCTCGCCGCTCCCGTGGAGACCCTGCCCCCGTGGCTGCGCGCCTGGGCCGGGGTCAACCCCGTCACCCACGTCATGGACGCCTGCCGTGCCCTTCTCAACGGCACCCCGGTCGGCGGCGCCGTCACCGCCACGCTGCTCTGGTGCGCGGCCCTCTTCCTCGTGTTCTGCCCACTGGCCGTGTACGCCTACAGCCGCCGGGAGTGACCCGGTCCCCGGGGCGGTTCCGGCGGTGCGGAGCAGTCGTCGGGGCGGCGTCGAGCCCCTGGCCGGGCCGCGGCGTCCGGGCACCCGGCGGGGAGAACGGGCCGGTCCGGGGAGCGGCCCGGTCCCCTGCCCCGGGTGCTTCGCCGCCCCGGGCCGCGTGGCCTCGGCGGAGGTGTCGCGCCTCCGCCCCGCCGGAACATCGACCGACCGGGCGGTCGACAAGTGTTGGTAGTCTTCGACCAGGACCCGTCCCCCCGTCCGCGCGGCTCCCCGCGCACGGCGGGGAGCCCCCTGTGCGCGTCGGCGGGGCATCCGCGCCCGCCGCTGCCCCACCGGGTGGCTGGGCGGACCGGTCCACGGGGGACTTCCGCGCCGGCCGACCACCGCCCCGGTGGGAACCGGGGACGGACCCTGAGCACCGAGAACCGCAACGTCGAGAAGGAACAGCCCGTGAACAAGGCCGACACCGCCCGGGACCGGCAGGAGCGACGCCACCTGTCGACCGACCAACGGCGCCGCGACATCGTCGCCACGGCGGCCGACCTTTTCGACCGCAACGGGTACGTCAACACGTCCATGCAGGACATCGCCCGTGCCGCGGGAATCGCCAAGCCGACGCTCTACCACTACTTCACGAGCAAGGACGAGATCCTGTGCCGGATCCACGAGGAGTTCATCGACCAGCTCCTGAGCCGGCACGAGAACCGCCTCGCGGCGCGGCTGCGGCCCGACCAGCTGGTCCTCGAAGTGATGGCGGACATCCTCGAACTGATGGAGACCCACCGCGGCCATGTCCGCGTGTTCTTCGAGAACCACCGGGAACTGCCGGAGAGGGAACAGGCCGAGATCCGCCTGAAACGGGACCGCTACCAGACGATGGTGGAGGAGACGTTCGCCGCGGGCACCGCCGAGGGGCTGTTCCGGGACGTGGACCCGAGGACCGCCGCGCTGGCCCTGTTCGGCATGTGCAACTGGGCCTACCAGTGGTACCGCAAGGACGGGACCATGCGGACCCGCGACCTCGCCTACGTCTTCTGGGACTACCTCGTCCACGGCGTGGGCGCGGGACGTCCGTAGCGGCCGCGGGCCGCCGGCCCCGCGGGTGGGGAGGGGCCGCTGTCGGGGTGCGGGCCGCTCCCCACCCGGAGTCCGTCACCGCTGCCGCAGGAACGACAGGGCGCGTGCGGTCAGGACGGGAACGGCGCGGGCGACCTGGCCGTAGCCCTCGCCCACGGTCTTCCCGCTGAGGTAGCGGGCGTGCACCCCTTCGAGGATGACCGCCAGCTTCATCGCCCCGAACGCCCGGTAGAAGGAGAGCTGCGACAGGTCGCGGCCGGAGGAGCGCGCGTAGCGTTCGGCCATCTCCTCCGCGGCGGGGAAGCCGGGGTGGTCGGTCAGGTGGGCGGTCGGCTCGAAGGCCGGGTCCTCG
This window encodes:
- a CDS encoding TetR/AcrR family transcriptional regulator, whose product is MARLTRAQQQARTRASVLAAARQEFVEHGYGQAKVDRIAERAELTRGAVYSNFPSKRALYLAVLLDLVETAGGADATVLPGSVGDALGSFARVWLERLPLTEDTAAGGRLHLRSLVGVVDDDRHRAVLAQLARLEALLLALGLEACSPERPARLVRLAEIAVTLLGGSGLLAELAPGFGDPFDRARACAHLAHLDLSDTWAPPHLPYVTPATPCQDPWTPPTGLVDRITGSPVDLGADGLVVVLGAQRLAAAEEAVRSARPGEQVTVAAVTGDPAETGALVRLRTGDLITCLRRVFPPRTWEPLRLVVDDTARLAEAVGLTDVGDGTEAAVRVRDGAVVARAGGRGAAHAAATSGTDHDTHPREVGT
- a CDS encoding transcriptional regulator, with the protein product MTPPNSPRTAQDLLVLHALRCGGSSGAARVAAATGLDVAEAESELIDLARQGLITYVSGVFGAWVLTGEGRAADARRIAEELDSAGAREAVTAGYERFLVLNPELLDLCTAWQLRPVDGTATVNDHSDPAYDARVLDRFAALHERAVPVCADLEAALPRFGRYRVRLTDALERARGGEVACVADTTDSYHTVWAELHEDLLATLGIPR
- a CDS encoding pyruvate, phosphate dikinase, with the protein product MRRRWTRPLDARLDDPVELLGAKAHGLVALHRLGLPVPPGFVVTTAACRAFLDRGRLPDGLRAELAAAVGELEAATGRRFGGVPPLAVSVRSGASVPLPGMMHTVLNLGLTRRATAALAAEHRDERFALDSRLRLLSTFTSALTGLPAPGPGTAAECGAAATAADLARTVAAVEHDVERRYGRAIPDDAAEQLALAVEAVLASWNTPRARTYREIHGIDHGLGTAVIVQAMVFGNRDERSGTGVAFSRNPDTGENTPFGDVLFTRQGEDVVSGRSRPLPLRELGAREPAVWAALLDALRRVERHYRDACYLEFTFQSGRLWLLQARPGRFVGAAAVRLATDLANEGVITRREALLRVSPEQLRHARTPRIAPSAETSVLARGTGASPGVAVGRVATTTSAAIRMAAEGPVVLVRPETSPDDMNGLAAAAGVVTARGGAASHAAVVARAMGRPAVVGVGGLLVDPARAAIHVAGRTIEEGTVVAVDGSSGQVVLGRPLIVADGAEAPLRQLLAWADEVSGGPSDRDEVQRLEAARAVLRGQQSD
- a CDS encoding polymorphic toxin-type HINT domain-containing protein, encoding MGTTDAPPFWAPELARWVDAVDLEPGTWLRTSAGPWVQVSAVTVRTAENQRVHNLTVDGLHTYRVAAGNADLPVHNDSVGGLCPEAGAIAEHANERFDQGATDHYVRGIAHTELAEYVDDVLNQEIPGLGVRYGLRNGRTAYWALSGESSSSRMRARLTAAPCSLPLPL
- a CDS encoding ATP-binding cassette domain-containing protein; protein product: MSDHGLETENLTRRFGRVTALDGVSLAIPRGQVLGLLGPNGAGKTTLIRILATLLRPDGGRARFAGFDVARQPGQVRRRIALSGQHTSVDEELTGLANLVMIGRLLDLPRRQALRRAADLLARFGLEDAADRPVAGYSGGMRRRLDLAASMVGRPEVVFLDEPSVGLDPGKRDELWQMIRGLRADGVTVLLTTQYLEEADALADVIAVLDRSRTIASGTPADLKRRVGGHTVAVRLDDPAEADTAAAILADVTGRPPERSTRHGLVAPVTDRAHFFEVAARLREHRIGVCELSLRLPSLDEVFLALTASPAPTDDAPKAA
- a CDS encoding ABC transporter permease, producing MMSTTAPVTEPLRSRFRPPAWLRHSLVLARRSLAKSARNPGPIVNGVVTPALFLVLFLFLFEGSVAGSTADYVQYLFPGILVMGAGLAGMVSTGTSLTIDLTKGVTDRFRSLPISRLAPLLGSVLADLVRYLLAVALLFGIGMLLGFRSHGGLTAALAAAALAVGFGFCLSWVTVFVGVLARNADTVLAVSFISFLPLQLGTSLAAPVETLPPWLRAWAGVNPVTHVMDACRALLNGTPVGGAVTATLLWCAALFLVFCPLAVYAYSRRE
- a CDS encoding TetR/AcrR family transcriptional regulator, whose protein sequence is MNKADTARDRQERRHLSTDQRRRDIVATAADLFDRNGYVNTSMQDIARAAGIAKPTLYHYFTSKDEILCRIHEEFIDQLLSRHENRLAARLRPDQLVLEVMADILELMETHRGHVRVFFENHRELPEREQAEIRLKRDRYQTMVEETFAAGTAEGLFRDVDPRTAALALFGMCNWAYQWYRKDGTMRTRDLAYVFWDYLVHGVGAGRP